In Streptomyces alboniger, the following are encoded in one genomic region:
- a CDS encoding DUF3995 domain-containing protein translates to MRERRHHREQFGGQSQYGGRGLRFSGSRCHGYLAAGWAVIFAALHFFWALGGEVGLDVSSGERLASERPAWFVAGGLWGVGLLCLIGSAIALGLRRRGVRGPRWRLLQLLGFAICALLLVRGVLVEVLLLAGVSAVGEVSAAQKFWTLTVWNPWFILGGVLFGMTARSFGKGMADRSGSGPAVRH, encoded by the coding sequence ATGAGAGAACGTCGGCACCACCGAGAACAATTCGGGGGACAGTCGCAATACGGGGGTCGGGGGTTGCGGTTCAGTGGGTCACGCTGCCATGGGTATCTTGCTGCCGGCTGGGCGGTAATTTTCGCTGCTCTGCATTTCTTCTGGGCTCTCGGCGGGGAAGTCGGTCTCGACGTCTCGTCCGGTGAGCGACTCGCGTCCGAGCGGCCGGCCTGGTTCGTGGCCGGCGGGCTCTGGGGCGTGGGCCTCCTGTGCCTGATCGGCTCCGCGATCGCGCTGGGCCTGCGGCGACGCGGTGTGCGCGGGCCGCGGTGGCGGCTGCTCCAGTTGCTCGGGTTCGCGATCTGCGCACTGCTGCTGGTCCGGGGCGTGCTCGTCGAAGTGCTGCTCCTCGCCGGTGTTTCGGCTGTCGGTGAGGTCAGCGCCGCGCAGAAGTTCTGGACGCTCACGGTGTGGAACCCGTGGTTCATTCTCGGTGGGGTGCTGTTCGGGATGACGGCGAGAAGCTTCGGCAAGGGTATGGCGGACCGATCGGGATCAGGACCCGCGGTCCGGCACTGA